The following are encoded together in the Bradyrhizobium sp. CCGUVB1N3 genome:
- a CDS encoding NAD(P)/FAD-dependent oxidoreductase translates to MNVAVRTQPTTQQTTEHFDVLIVGAGISGIGSAYHLTKQLPGTSFVVLETKDSFGGTWITHRYPGIRSDSDLHTFGYRFKPWVGPPIAAAEEILTYMNDVIEENDLGKHIRYKHKINSARWSSETNLWTIEAVTTDTGETKIFIANFLWMCQGYYRHSEGYTPEWKGTDRFKGRIVHPQTWPDDLDLTDKKVVVIGSGATAATLLPNIADKCAHATMLQRSPTYFRIGRNAIEIAEELRRLQVDEEWIHEIVRRKILFEQDAFTKLCVAKPEEVKKELIGQISAILGPDYDVETHFTPTYRPWRQRIAFVPDADLFKGIAGGKASVVTDEIECFVENGIQLKSGKLLEADVIVTATGFNLAALGDIAFEIDGKPLAFGDTVTYRGMMFTGVPNMVWVFGYFRASWTLRVDLVADFVCRLLGHMKAKGARKVEVKLRSEDHNMPILPWIDPENFNPGYMMRNMDLLPKRGDKPEWQHSQDYLTEKDEIPKTNLDDKAFVYG, encoded by the coding sequence ATGAATGTCGCCGTCCGTACTCAGCCCACCACGCAGCAAACCACTGAACATTTCGACGTCCTGATCGTCGGCGCCGGCATCTCCGGTATCGGCAGCGCCTATCATCTGACAAAGCAGCTTCCTGGCACGAGCTTCGTCGTCCTGGAAACCAAGGACAGCTTCGGCGGCACCTGGATCACGCATCGCTACCCCGGCATCCGCTCGGACAGCGATCTCCACACCTTCGGCTATCGCTTCAAGCCCTGGGTGGGGCCGCCGATTGCGGCTGCCGAGGAGATCCTGACCTACATGAACGATGTGATCGAGGAGAACGATCTCGGCAAACACATCCGCTACAAGCACAAGATCAATTCGGCACGCTGGTCGAGCGAGACCAATCTCTGGACCATCGAGGCAGTGACGACCGATACCGGCGAGACGAAGATCTTCATCGCAAACTTCCTCTGGATGTGCCAGGGCTATTATCGCCATTCCGAAGGGTACACGCCGGAATGGAAGGGCACGGACAGGTTCAAAGGCCGCATCGTCCATCCGCAGACCTGGCCGGATGATCTCGATCTCACCGACAAGAAGGTCGTGGTGATCGGTTCGGGTGCAACGGCTGCGACGCTGCTGCCGAATATCGCCGACAAATGCGCGCACGCCACCATGCTCCAGCGTTCGCCGACCTATTTCCGCATCGGCCGCAACGCCATCGAGATTGCCGAGGAGTTGCGCAGGCTTCAGGTGGATGAGGAATGGATCCACGAGATCGTGCGGCGGAAGATCCTGTTCGAGCAGGATGCGTTTACAAAACTCTGCGTGGCGAAGCCGGAAGAGGTGAAGAAGGAGCTGATCGGGCAGATCTCCGCAATCCTCGGTCCGGACTACGACGTCGAGACGCATTTTACGCCGACGTACCGACCGTGGCGGCAGCGCATCGCCTTCGTGCCCGATGCCGATCTGTTCAAGGGCATCGCCGGCGGCAAGGCCTCGGTCGTCACCGACGAGATCGAATGCTTCGTCGAGAACGGCATCCAGCTCAAATCCGGCAAGCTGCTCGAGGCCGACGTCATCGTCACCGCGACCGGCTTCAATCTCGCCGCGCTCGGAGACATCGCCTTCGAGATCGACGGAAAACCGCTCGCCTTCGGTGACACCGTCACCTATCGCGGCATGATGTTCACGGGCGTGCCGAACATGGTGTGGGTATTCGGCTATTTTCGCGCCAGCTGGACGCTGCGCGTCGATCTCGTCGCCGATTTCGTCTGCCGGCTTCTCGGCCATATGAAGGCGAAGGGCGCCAGGAAGGTCGAGGTCAAGCTGCGTTCCGAAGACCACAACATGCCAATTCTGCCCTGGATCGATCCGGAAAACTTCAACCCCGGCTACATGATGCGCAACATGGACCTGCTGCCGAAGCGCGGCGACAAGCCGGAATGGCAGCACAGCCAGGATTACTTGACCGAGAAGGACGAGATCCCGAAGACGAATCTGGACGACAAGGCGTTCGTGTACGGGTGA
- a CDS encoding acetate--CoA ligase family protein, which yields MEAKVTAATALPWSPAPDASDVVKGIHAMLHPRNIVLVGATDKPGNYAERIWNNLIKYRFAGSLFPINAKRETIWGVTCYKDFSSLPEQPDHVLVLVPARFAVQVIRDAAAAGARSATIVTSGFSELQDEESQKLAGELQQAIRETGLAVTGPNCLGNLSAGEKLFTNIDDRVVTMDQGAVAIAGQSGAIVMAIRQALEDRGVGVGYMVTTGNEAGLETPDLMRYFAEDPSIRVIVVYLEGVRNTKAFRDACKAARAASKPVIALKLGASEGGRAAAMAHTGALAGSIETFDAIATREGVIRVRGLDELIETTECFVHSTVPKGNRLAAVTLSGGKRGLLIDAFDAAGLDFAALSPHVSGELAKMLGPGSIVGNPLDAGFAAVVDPSVYMRSIKLMIDDPDIDIVIIDAELPKAPHEQRERNLRIVNEMASRAAKPVIYISAMSIGFTEFTKALRKSLPHIAVMQGLDRAVTAIKSLLDYAKLAKEVPDAVASSRPAARAVLEKTLKAATGAALDEVASKKLLKAYGIPISKEGIAQTPAEAVKIAKQIGFPVVAKVVSAEILHKSDIGGVVLNLSSATEVKQAFNDITARVMKLKGKPRLDGILIAQQVKADLELVVGASLDAEMGPVVLFGTGGVDIELVKDVALAGAPLNAAEARQLIGRTKAGVKMRGYRGKPKLDEASAVKALVGLANLIADAGDRIASIDVNPFLINARTGVAVDALIVLNNAAARRAAGH from the coding sequence ATGGAAGCAAAGGTAACCGCTGCAACCGCCCTGCCATGGTCTCCAGCTCCCGATGCCAGCGACGTCGTGAAAGGCATCCACGCGATGCTGCATCCGCGCAACATCGTGCTGGTCGGCGCCACCGACAAGCCCGGCAACTATGCCGAGCGCATCTGGAACAACCTGATCAAGTACAGATTCGCCGGCTCCCTGTTTCCGATCAACGCGAAGCGCGAAACAATCTGGGGCGTGACCTGCTACAAGGATTTTTCAAGCCTCCCCGAACAGCCCGATCACGTGCTGGTGCTGGTGCCGGCACGCTTCGCCGTGCAGGTGATCCGCGATGCCGCCGCAGCCGGCGCACGCTCGGCCACCATCGTCACCTCGGGCTTCAGCGAGCTGCAGGATGAGGAGAGCCAGAAACTCGCTGGCGAATTGCAGCAGGCAATACGCGAGACCGGCCTCGCCGTCACCGGACCGAACTGCCTCGGCAATTTGAGCGCCGGCGAAAAACTCTTCACCAATATCGACGACCGCGTCGTCACCATGGACCAGGGCGCGGTGGCGATCGCCGGACAATCCGGGGCCATCGTGATGGCGATCCGCCAGGCGCTGGAGGATCGGGGCGTCGGTGTCGGGTACATGGTGACTACCGGCAACGAGGCTGGGCTCGAAACGCCCGATCTGATGCGCTATTTCGCCGAGGATCCGAGCATCCGCGTGATCGTCGTCTATCTCGAGGGCGTGCGCAACACCAAGGCGTTTCGCGATGCCTGCAAGGCCGCGCGTGCCGCCAGCAAACCGGTGATCGCGCTCAAGCTCGGCGCTTCCGAGGGCGGCCGCGCGGCGGCAATGGCGCATACCGGCGCGCTTGCGGGCTCCATCGAAACCTTCGACGCGATCGCAACGCGCGAAGGCGTGATCCGCGTTCGCGGTCTCGACGAGCTGATCGAGACCACCGAATGTTTCGTGCACAGCACCGTGCCGAAAGGCAATCGCCTCGCGGCGGTGACGCTGTCGGGCGGCAAGCGCGGGCTCTTGATCGATGCCTTCGACGCGGCCGGGCTCGACTTTGCAGCGCTGAGCCCACATGTCAGCGGCGAACTCGCAAAGATGCTGGGTCCCGGCTCGATCGTCGGCAATCCGCTCGACGCCGGCTTTGCCGCGGTGGTCGATCCATCCGTCTACATGCGATCAATCAAGCTGATGATCGACGATCCCGATATCGACATCGTCATCATCGATGCCGAGCTGCCGAAGGCGCCGCATGAGCAGCGCGAACGCAACTTGCGCATCGTCAACGAGATGGCGAGCCGGGCCGCAAAGCCGGTGATCTATATCAGCGCGATGTCGATCGGCTTCACCGAGTTCACAAAAGCCCTGCGCAAATCGCTGCCGCATATCGCCGTGATGCAGGGCCTCGACCGAGCAGTGACCGCAATCAAGTCGCTGCTCGACTACGCAAAACTCGCCAAGGAAGTGCCGGATGCCGTCGCAAGCTCGAGGCCCGCGGCGCGCGCCGTGCTGGAGAAGACGCTGAAGGCCGCCACCGGCGCCGCACTCGACGAGGTCGCCTCGAAGAAGCTGTTGAAGGCCTACGGCATCCCGATCTCCAAGGAAGGAATCGCGCAGACGCCGGCCGAGGCCGTGAAGATCGCCAAGCAGATCGGTTTCCCGGTGGTCGCCAAGGTCGTCAGCGCCGAGATCCTGCACAAGTCCGACATCGGCGGCGTCGTGCTCAATCTGAGCAGCGCGACCGAGGTGAAGCAGGCGTTCAACGACATCACCGCGCGGGTCATGAAGCTGAAGGGCAAGCCCAGGCTCGACGGCATCCTGATCGCGCAGCAGGTCAAGGCCGATCTCGAGCTCGTGGTCGGCGCCTCGCTCGACGCCGAGATGGGACCGGTGGTGCTGTTCGGCACCGGCGGCGTCGACATCGAGCTGGTGAAGGACGTCGCGTTGGCCGGCGCGCCGCTCAATGCTGCCGAGGCACGGCAGCTGATCGGCCGCACCAAGGCTGGGGTCAAGATGCGCGGCTATCGCGGCAAGCCAAAGCTGGATGAGGCCTCCGCCGTGAAGGCCCTGGTCGGCCTCGCCAACCTGATTGCGGACGCCGGCGATCGGATCGCCTCGATCGACGTCAACCCGTTCCTGATCAATGCCAGAACCGGTGTCGCCGTAGACGCATTGATCGTCCTCAACAACGCCGCCGCCCGACGCGCGGCCGGGCATTGA
- a CDS encoding class GN sortase, with protein MRRIISPLTLALVGLILFGDGAYIHAKAWLAQVLLERAFTEGIASGQPTKPWSWADTWPVARIEVKRIGASAIVLAGSSGQALAFGPGHVEQTADAGERGVAVYAAHRDTHFHFLRDVAIGDAIEVTRSDGKHFHYRADSSAIVRFDASGIDPHAQGYELVLSTCWPFDALTSGPDRYILHATLIGTGS; from the coding sequence ATGCGCCGCATCATCTCTCCTCTCACCCTGGCGCTCGTCGGCCTCATCCTGTTCGGCGACGGCGCTTATATCCACGCCAAGGCATGGCTGGCGCAGGTGCTGCTGGAACGCGCGTTCACCGAGGGCATCGCAAGCGGCCAGCCGACGAAGCCGTGGTCGTGGGCGGATACATGGCCGGTTGCGCGGATCGAGGTGAAGCGGATCGGCGCCAGCGCCATCGTGCTTGCAGGCAGCAGCGGCCAGGCGCTCGCCTTCGGTCCCGGACATGTCGAACAGACCGCGGACGCCGGCGAGCGCGGCGTCGCCGTCTACGCCGCGCATCGCGACACGCATTTCCATTTCTTGCGAGATGTTGCCATCGGTGACGCGATCGAGGTCACGCGCAGCGACGGCAAGCACTTTCACTACCGCGCCGACTCCTCGGCCATCGTGCGTTTCGACGCCTCGGGCATCGATCCCCATGCACAAGGCTACGAGCTCGTGCTGTCGACCTGCTGGCCGTTCGACGCGCTTACCTCGGGTCCGGATCGCTACATCCTGCACGCGACTCTGATTGGAACCGGCAGCTAG
- a CDS encoding glycosyltransferase family 2 protein, with amino-acid sequence MDDEFKQKVLQQLDQIGSRIALLERNQHLIAAGQRRESLRSLWRRPPMWTFEQYPPRLLNVNGFQPAPAAPANAPRIAMVTPSYNHVHYLDATIDSILNQDYPNLHYHVQDGASIDGTAELLGKRGNGLSWRSEPDKGQSNAINIGFSGVDCEIMAYLNSDDMLLPGTLAYVANYFTSHPDVDIVYGHRVFVDRDGLEVGRAVLPPYHGKTLRYADYIPQETMFWRKRVWDKVGPIDESFHYALDWDFILRAQAAGFKFVRLPRFLSCFRIHDAQKTAATYAVGVKEMGILRRRVLGFDPTQAEIRRVIAPYLALQIAYHYGYKLGLLKY; translated from the coding sequence ATGGACGACGAATTCAAGCAGAAGGTTCTGCAACAGCTCGATCAGATCGGAAGCCGTATCGCGCTCCTGGAGAGAAACCAGCATCTCATCGCCGCGGGACAAAGACGAGAGTCGCTGCGCAGCCTCTGGCGACGGCCGCCGATGTGGACGTTCGAGCAATATCCGCCGCGCCTGCTCAACGTGAACGGCTTTCAGCCCGCTCCAGCGGCGCCCGCGAACGCACCGCGAATCGCGATGGTGACGCCGAGCTACAATCACGTGCACTATCTCGACGCCACCATCGACAGCATCCTCAATCAGGACTATCCAAACCTGCATTATCACGTGCAGGATGGCGCCTCGATCGACGGAACGGCTGAGCTGCTCGGCAAGCGCGGCAACGGCCTGAGCTGGCGCAGCGAGCCCGACAAGGGCCAGTCGAACGCCATCAATATCGGCTTTTCCGGCGTCGACTGCGAGATCATGGCGTACCTCAACAGCGACGATATGCTGCTGCCCGGTACGCTCGCCTATGTCGCCAACTATTTCACGTCGCATCCGGACGTCGACATCGTCTATGGGCATCGCGTGTTCGTCGATCGCGACGGGCTGGAGGTCGGCCGCGCCGTGCTGCCGCCCTATCACGGCAAGACGCTCAGATATGCCGACTACATTCCGCAGGAGACCATGTTCTGGCGCAAGCGGGTGTGGGACAAGGTCGGGCCGATCGACGAGAGCTTCCACTACGCCCTCGACTGGGACTTCATCCTGCGCGCGCAGGCGGCGGGTTTCAAATTCGTCCGCCTGCCGCGGTTCTTGTCGTGCTTCCGCATCCACGATGCGCAGAAGACCGCCGCCACCTATGCGGTGGGGGTGAAGGAGATGGGAATTCTGCGGCGGCGCGTGCTGGGTTTCGATCCCACGCAGGCCGAGATCCGCCGTGTCATCGCGCCTTATCTCGCGCTCCAGATTGCCTATCACTACGGCTACAAACTCGGCCTCCTTAAATACTGA
- a CDS encoding DUF1614 domain-containing protein — MHSQVQYLPITPGLFSILVLLFAGLIILIQLRILRYAYMKLGVGPGVALLLLFGSLVGSYFNIPVTVLPGKAVRSGEIVDFFGMRYVVPLVTQWPGTVLAVNVGGAVIPTLMSSYLVLRYQLWLKAVIAVIAIAFVIHMMATPVQGVGIAVPVFAPVVVTAILAFLLSREYAAPLAYIGGSMGTLIGADLLNLDKIGNLGAPVASIGGAGTFDGIFLTGILAVLLAGIASPSRPREVW; from the coding sequence ATGCATTCACAAGTTCAATACCTGCCGATCACACCCGGCCTGTTTTCCATCCTGGTGCTGCTGTTCGCCGGGCTGATCATCCTGATCCAGCTCCGCATCCTGCGCTATGCCTATATGAAGCTTGGCGTCGGACCAGGCGTTGCGCTGCTGCTGTTGTTCGGCTCGCTGGTCGGCAGCTATTTCAACATCCCGGTCACGGTGCTGCCGGGCAAGGCGGTACGCTCGGGCGAGATTGTCGATTTCTTCGGCATGCGCTATGTGGTGCCGCTGGTAACGCAATGGCCGGGCACGGTGCTTGCGGTGAATGTCGGCGGCGCCGTGATCCCAACATTGATGTCGAGCTATCTCGTGCTACGCTACCAACTCTGGCTGAAGGCTGTGATCGCGGTGATCGCGATCGCCTTCGTCATCCACATGATGGCGACACCGGTGCAGGGAGTCGGCATCGCGGTTCCCGTCTTCGCGCCGGTGGTGGTCACGGCGATCCTGGCCTTCCTGCTGTCGCGCGAATATGCCGCGCCGCTCGCCTATATCGGCGGCTCGATGGGCACCCTGATCGGAGCCGATTTGCTCAACCTCGACAAGATCGGCAATCTCGGCGCCCCCGTCGCCTCGATCGGCGGCGCGGGGACGTTCGACGGCATCTTCCTGACGGGCATCCTCGCCGTGCTGCTGGCGGGCATCGCCTCGCCCTCAAGACCCCGGGAGGTCTGGTGA
- a CDS encoding MlaD family protein has product MARRSNLMIGTVTLLAIAVAFGGLLGVQKYRAAQSRSQLRVVFEGGSASGLRRGGPVNFDGVPAGQILSIKLDNPRKVVALVMLDNAAPIRKDTVAGIEFQGLTGIAAISLIGGAPSAPPVPLDEDGIPVLTADLSDAESIVETLHNVDRMIVSNSAAIKDGLRTFEDYTADLKGKGEEIDAVMGKVDKGFASFDNAVTKIENVVPGFADGRADELFEKVKGLRELADTMKKKSASFIEDGRRTLLDISEAANKMAGTPVAPRPPRRPTQQKQ; this is encoded by the coding sequence ATGGCGCGCAGAAGCAATTTGATGATCGGAACCGTGACGCTGCTGGCGATCGCCGTGGCGTTCGGCGGCCTGCTTGGCGTGCAGAAATACCGCGCGGCCCAGAGCCGCAGCCAGTTGCGCGTGGTCTTCGAGGGCGGCTCGGCCAGCGGCCTGCGCCGGGGCGGCCCGGTGAATTTCGACGGCGTGCCGGCCGGCCAGATCCTGTCGATCAAGCTCGACAATCCGCGCAAGGTCGTCGCGCTCGTCATGCTCGACAACGCGGCCCCGATCCGCAAGGACACCGTGGCCGGCATCGAGTTCCAGGGCCTGACCGGCATCGCCGCGATCTCGCTGATCGGCGGCGCGCCCTCGGCACCGCCCGTGCCGCTGGATGAGGACGGAATTCCCGTGCTGACCGCCGATCTCAGCGACGCCGAATCGATCGTCGAGACCCTGCACAATGTCGACCGTATGATCGTGAGCAACTCGGCCGCGATCAAGGACGGCTTGCGCACCTTCGAAGACTATACCGCCGACCTCAAGGGCAAGGGCGAAGAGATCGACGCCGTGATGGGCAAGGTCGACAAGGGCTTCGCGAGCTTCGACAATGCGGTGACCAAGATCGAGAACGTCGTGCCCGGCTTCGCCGACGGCAGGGCCGACGAGCTGTTCGAGAAGGTGAAGGGATTGCGCGAGCTCGCCGACACCATGAAGAAGAAATCGGCGAGCTTCATCGAGGACGGCCGCCGCACCCTCCTCGACATCAGCGAGGCCGCCAACAAGATGGCCGGCACGCCGGTGGCCCCTCGCCCGCCGCGCAGGCCCACACAGCAGAAGCAGTGA
- a CDS encoding autotransporter domain-containing protein: MSRRDGSWLGATAPRPVVWVILALSAVAVPAPVSAQQFFNGSQTTPNGSINGGGGAWDTTTTNWTNDPGTVSSVYDPTALTTTVFGASGTSTPAIGGTVTVTSAGVQLTSSVVFDLTGDLSIYTIQGGDLRLAAGGTTISVADLAGPTDPSAVIASRIVGSGGLNVQGPGVLALTGANTYTGGTFICSCATLQLGDATNTGSIVGAVTNDGFFNIVNANTSGITSILNDGAATTTFFNATSASSIAITNFNGGETFFGTFGGTDTATAANATIVNDGGGTIFFAHTTAGSAKITNQNGGGTLFLDQSSAGSATIVNANFGVTVFGQPSWTDTATAGNATIINEATGLTQFGAFTTAGNATIITKDGGETDFYDNSTGGNARFITTGTGVVDFSGSIGPNGDGRITAGSIEGSGNYYIGGGNTLVVGSNNLSTEVSGVIGDSCGCGPTSSGNLEKVGSGKLILSGTNTYTGTTTVNGGVLEIDGVNSQSSLTTVNAGGALFGFGIVGNTVIASGGIFAPGDGGPGSSMLVQGNLAFQSGALYLVQIGSGISSSFANVLGNVTLNGTVGVSLNPGSSVLAQYQIMQFTGTATGNFAGVAAPGGLIGTTNVVGGIVYLNFTLDYGAKYGLNVNQKNVATTLQNFFNANGGLPAAFAGLGPNGLTQASGEPATGSQQATFNAMSLFLSLLTDPFSAGRNGGAPGATPFADEAGASAYSSSGKATGRIARDAFASIYRKAPQADFEQRWNVWAAGFGGSQATDGNAALGSSNTTSNLYGTAVGLDYRFSPSTVAGFALAGGATGFSVNGLGWGHSDLFQAGAFVRHTSGPAYVTAALAYGWQDLTTNRIVTAAGFDQLQARFNANAFSGRIEGGYRYVTPWMGVTPYAALQATNFNLPNYAEAAVVGSNAFALTYAARSVTDTRAELGLRTDKSFAALGGVITLRGRAAWAHDFNPDRTIGAVFQTLPGSAFVVNGAALSRDSALTTASAEMSWLNGWSAAATFEGEFSNLTRSYAGKGVVRYAW, encoded by the coding sequence TTGAGCAGGCGCGACGGATCGTGGCTCGGTGCCACGGCCCCTCGACCGGTCGTCTGGGTCATTCTGGCCTTGAGTGCAGTTGCTGTGCCGGCTCCTGTCAGCGCTCAGCAATTCTTCAATGGATCACAGACCACCCCGAACGGCAGCATCAATGGCGGCGGCGGCGCGTGGGATACGACCACCACCAACTGGACCAACGATCCCGGCACGGTGAGCTCCGTCTACGATCCAACCGCGCTGACCACGACGGTGTTCGGCGCTTCTGGCACCTCCACGCCGGCCATCGGCGGCACGGTGACGGTCACGTCCGCCGGCGTGCAGCTCACCAGCAGCGTCGTGTTCGATCTTACCGGCGACCTCTCGATCTACACCATCCAGGGCGGCGACCTCCGGCTCGCCGCGGGCGGAACGACGATCAGCGTGGCCGATCTTGCCGGCCCGACCGATCCGTCCGCGGTGATCGCCTCACGTATCGTCGGCAGCGGCGGTCTGAACGTCCAGGGGCCGGGCGTGCTCGCATTGACAGGGGCCAATACCTACACCGGCGGCACCTTCATCTGCTCCTGCGCAACGCTTCAGCTCGGGGACGCCACGAACACCGGCAGCATCGTCGGCGCGGTTACCAATGATGGCTTCTTCAACATCGTCAACGCCAACACCTCAGGCATCACCTCAATCCTGAATGACGGCGCGGCGACGACGACGTTCTTCAATGCGACCAGCGCCAGTTCGATTGCGATCACCAATTTCAACGGTGGCGAGACGTTCTTCGGCACATTTGGGGGAACTGATACCGCAACTGCTGCCAACGCAACCATCGTCAACGATGGCGGCGGCACGATCTTCTTTGCCCACACCACCGCGGGCTCGGCGAAGATCACCAATCAGAACGGCGGTGGCACTCTCTTTCTCGATCAATCCTCGGCGGGCTCTGCCACCATCGTGAACGCGAATTTCGGCGTGACCGTCTTCGGTCAGCCGTCCTGGACCGACACGGCGACCGCCGGCAACGCCACGATCATCAACGAAGCGACCGGCCTGACCCAGTTCGGCGCCTTCACCACCGCCGGCAACGCCACCATCATCACCAAGGACGGCGGCGAAACGGATTTTTACGACAATTCCACCGGCGGCAATGCGCGCTTCATCACCACCGGGACCGGCGTCGTCGACTTTAGCGGCAGCATCGGTCCCAATGGCGATGGCCGCATCACCGCCGGCTCGATCGAGGGCAGCGGCAACTACTACATCGGCGGCGGCAACACGCTCGTCGTTGGCAGCAACAATCTCTCGACCGAGGTGAGCGGCGTCATCGGCGACTCCTGCGGCTGCGGTCCGACCAGCTCCGGCAACCTGGAAAAGGTCGGCAGCGGAAAGCTGATCCTCTCGGGCACCAATACCTACACCGGCACCACCACCGTGAATGGCGGCGTGCTGGAGATCGACGGCGTGAACTCCCAGTCGAGCCTGACCACCGTAAACGCAGGCGGCGCGCTGTTCGGCTTCGGCATTGTCGGCAACACCGTCATCGCCTCTGGCGGCATCTTTGCGCCCGGCGACGGCGGACCGGGCTCGAGCATGCTGGTTCAGGGCAACCTCGCCTTCCAGTCCGGCGCGCTCTACCTCGTGCAGATCGGGAGTGGCATCAGTTCGAGCTTTGCCAATGTGCTCGGCAATGTCACCTTGAACGGCACTGTCGGTGTCTCGCTAAATCCGGGCAGCTCGGTGTTAGCACAATACCAGATCATGCAGTTTACGGGCACCGCCACCGGTAACTTTGCAGGAGTCGCCGCGCCCGGTGGCCTCATCGGTACGACCAACGTGGTAGGCGGCATCGTCTATCTCAATTTCACGCTCGACTATGGAGCCAAGTACGGCCTCAACGTCAATCAGAAGAACGTCGCGACCACTCTGCAAAACTTCTTCAACGCCAATGGCGGCCTGCCGGCTGCATTCGCGGGCCTCGGTCCCAACGGCCTGACCCAGGCTTCGGGCGAGCCGGCAACGGGTTCGCAGCAGGCCACGTTCAATGCGATGAGCCTGTTCCTCAGCCTCCTGACCGATCCGTTCTCGGCTGGACGCAATGGTGGCGCACCAGGTGCGACGCCCTTTGCCGATGAAGCTGGCGCGAGCGCCTACTCATCCAGCGGCAAGGCCACGGGTAGGATCGCGCGCGATGCGTTCGCTTCGATCTACCGCAAGGCGCCGCAGGCTGATTTCGAGCAGCGCTGGAATGTGTGGGCGGCGGGCTTTGGAGGTTCGCAGGCCACGGATGGCAACGCTGCGCTCGGCTCCAGCAACACGACAAGCAATTTGTACGGCACGGCAGTCGGCCTCGACTATCGCTTCTCGCCCTCGACGGTCGCCGGCTTCGCGCTTGCCGGTGGTGCCACCGGCTTCAGCGTCAACGGGCTCGGCTGGGGGCATTCCGATCTGTTCCAGGCGGGTGCCTTCGTTCGTCACACGTCGGGGCCTGCTTACGTCACGGCCGCGCTGGCCTATGGCTGGCAGGACCTCACCACCAATCGCATCGTCACGGCCGCGGGCTTCGATCAATTGCAAGCCCGGTTCAACGCCAACGCATTCTCGGGTCGCATCGAAGGCGGTTATCGTTACGTGACGCCCTGGATGGGCGTGACGCCCTATGCCGCGCTTCAGGCGACCAATTTCAATCTGCCGAACTACGCCGAAGCCGCGGTCGTCGGCAGCAACGCCTTTGCGCTCACTTATGCCGCCAGAAGTGTAACCGATACCCGTGCCGAGCTCGGCCTTCGCACCGACAAATCGTTTGCGGCCTTAGGCGGCGTCATCACGCTGCGCGGCCGCGCTGCCTGGGCGCATGATTTCAATCCAGACCGCACCATTGGTGCCGTGTTTCAGACCCTGCCGGGCTCGGCCTTTGTCGTGAACGGTGCGGCACTCTCGCGTGACTCCGCATTGACCACGGCCTCGGCAGAGATGAGCTGGCTGAACGGCTGGTCGGCGGCGGCAACCTTCGAAGGCGAGTTCTCCAACCTCACCCGGTCCTATGCCGGCAAGGGCGTCGTGCGCTACGCCTGGTAG